ACAAACGATAAAGCGCGCCACTATCTAAGTAATGCCACCCCAACTTTTTAGCAATTAATTCGCCCACGGTTCCCTTGCCAGTACCACCTGGGCCATCAATAGCGATAACGGGTGGCAATTCACTCACTATATTACTTTTTTTCATTAAACTGGTGCTCACTATCTCAGTATTTATATTATTTAAAGCATTCACCAAGCGCGCATATCACTGCCTGCCTACGGATCATTTCCCGATCACCTTCAAAATGGTAGCAGACCAGTTGTGTTAATTTACCAATAGCGGCTGCAGCAATCCATACCGTACCTACTGGTTTTTCAATGCTACCTCCTTCTGGTCCTGCGATTCCGGTAATGGCGATAGTGCAGTGTGCCCGACTATGCGTTAAGGCACCTTCAGCCATTTCCTGCACCGTCTGTGCACTCACTGCACCAAATTGGGTTAAAGTGCTGTGTTTTACTCCCAGCATATCCTGTTTGGCCTGATTGCTGTAAGTGATAAAACCCCGATCGAACCAGGTCGAACTGCCTGCAATAGAAGTAATCGTTTCTGACAGCCATCCCCCAGTGCAAGATTCAGCCACTGCTAAAAGATGACCCCGTTGCTTAAGCAATTCTCCAAGCCGAGTAGCTAAAGTTTGTAATTCGATATCAATAGTCATGAGTTAATTTAAGAATGAGTGCTCTGTTTCCATTGACTTTTAATCTCGTCAACAGGAAAACCCAGGAAGTTGTTGATCTGAAAGAAGTAGGCAGTATAAAGCGCATATATACACTGTGCAATAAAATATATGATGGCTAACTATCATCCTTTGCCCAATGACAGATAGTTCCAGGATGAGCGCTGTACTATTACTCTGGAGTCCTGTCTTATCCTCAGCTATCATACCGTCCATGAAAATGGATATAACAAAAACCACTGAAGAATTATCCGCGCATACGCCAGCGATGCAGCAATATCTGCGTATTAAAGCCCAGCATCCTGATATGTTGCTGTTTTACCGCATGGGCGACTTCTACGAATTATTTTTTTCCGATGCAGAAAAAGCTGCACGACTGCTCAATATCACCCTCACCGCACGTGGCCAATCCGCAGGTCGAGCCATACCTATGGCGGGCGTGCCTTACCATGCCTTAGAAAATTATCTTGCCAAACTAGTACAGCTAGGAGAATCAGCAGTATTGTGTGAACAAGTGGGAGATCCAGCAACCAGCAAAGGCCCAGTTGAACGCCAAGTCACACGCATCATCACCCCTGGTACTGTCAGCGACGATGCGCTATTAGATGAGTCTAACGATAATCTATTGGTAGCCATCCACACCGTAGGCAATCAATTTGGCATCGCCAGCCTCGATATCACCAGCGGTCGCTTTCAGATTCTAGAAGTGCAGGGTATAGAAGCACTGCAAGCAGAACTTGCTCGCTTAAAACCAGCAGAAACGCTTTTGAGTGAAGACTTTGCTCATGTGCAGCATTTAACGTCATTCGCAATGCGCCGTCGTCCGCCTTGGGAATTTGAAATAGACAGCGCCCTGCATGTGTTAAATCAACAATTTAAAACCCAAAATTTGCAAGGTTTTGGTTGCGATCATCTGAGTATCGCCATCTGCGCTGCCGGGGCGCTACTACACTATGTTAAATATACACAACGCTCAGCGCTACCCCATATCCGTGCCCTGATAGCTGAACCGCACGATGCCAGCGTCATACTGGATTCTGCGACCTTGCGCAATCTGGAACTGATAACTAACTTAAATGGTGGTAAACAACACACACTAGCGGAAATCCTCGATCAGACGGCAACACCGATGGGCAGTCGAGCATTGCGCCGCTGGCTGACCCGCCCCACTCGCGATATATCCCTATTAATCACCCGCCAACAAAATATCGCCACATTACAAGCCACAGCGCTTAACCAACCTTTACATAGCCTATTGCGGGGCATTGGTGACATGGAACGTATTCTTGCGCGTATCGCATTAAAATCAGCGCGCCCACGTGATTTAGCACAACTACGCCAAGCATTAACTCTTCTTCCCCAAATTCAAACTTTACTCATGAAGCACTTAACGCCCAGTTTGCAACAGCTAAGTATTGATCTTAAAGATTTCAACCACTTAACACAGCTATTGCAACAGGCTATTGTGGAAAATCCTCCCGCATTGCTGCGGGAAGGTGGTGTGATAGCCACTGGATATGATAAGGAGCTGGATGAATGGCGCCAATTAAGCGAGCACGCAGATCAGTTCCTGATCGACTTAGAGCAACGCGAAAAAGCCCGCACCGGTATAGCTACATTAAAAGTGGGCTATAACCGCATCCATGGCTATTACATTGAGATTAGCCGTGGTCAATCGGCAGCAGCACCGGTTGATTACATCCGCCGTCAGACTTTAAAAAATGCTGAGCGCTATATCACCCCTGAACTCAAGCAATTTGAAGATAAAGTATTAAGTAGCAAAAGTCGTGCCTTATCACGCGAAAAATTACTGTATGAAGAATTACTCGATCGTCTGATACAAGACATCGCGTCACTGCAAACGACAGCCAGCGCTTTAGCAGAATTAGATGTACTCAATAATCTCGCAGAACGCGCTACGACTTTGAACTTGGTCGCACCTGAATTTCAGCAGCAACCTGGCATTTTTATCGAAGCCGGCCGGCATCTGGTTATTGAACAAGTCAGTCAAGCCCCTTTTGTGCCTAACGATATTCAATGCCATGCTGAGCGACGCATGTTGCTTATCACAGGTCCAAATATGGGCGGAAAATCAACCTATATGCGTCAGACGGCTTTAATCGCGCTATTGGCTTATACCGGCAGCTTTGTTCCTGCTTCACGCGCTATACTGGGCCCTATAGATAGAATCTTTACCCGCATCGGCGCCAGCGATGATTTAGCCAGCGGTCGTTCTACTTTTATGGTAGAAATGACAGAAACGGCGACTATTTTACATAACGCGACAGAAAACTCTCTGGTACTTATGGATGAGATCGGCAGAGGCACTAGCACCTTTGATGGTTTATCCTTGGCCTGGGCATGTGCCGCACACCTGGCTCGTGAAATCCGTGCTTTAACATTATTTTCAACACATTATTTTGAGTTAACGCATTTACCGGAGTACATTCCCTGTGTAGCTAATGTCCATCTGCACGCAGTGGAACATAATGATAAAATTGTATTTTTACATACGGTCAATGAAGGACCGGCAAGCCAAAGCTATGGTTTACAGGTGGCGCAATTGGCGGGAGTGCCACACGCAGTTATCCAGCAAGCGCGCGATAAATTGCAAGAATTGGAGCGGCAAAATTTTCAGGCAATGCCCCAGCAACATCTGTCACAACCGGTACAAAAAGATTTTTTACTGGAGACTTTTTTGCATCCAGCACTGGAAAAACTGAAAAGTATAGCACCGGATTCACTGACACCAATGGCTGCCTTAGAAGAGATTTATAAGTTAAAAAAAATGCTGGAGCTCACATTGTGACAATCCTAATCAATTTACCCAACCCAGGTTAAACATGTTTTTAAAAAAATGCCGAGAAATTTTTATAGGCGTGCCTCGCAACCCATTTGATACCGGCACACGCAAAAATATAGCCTTAATCGCTTTCCTCGCCTGGATAGGCTTAGGCGCGGATGGTCTGTCATCCTCCTGTTATGGCCCCGAAGAAGCCTTTTTAGCGCTGGGTATACATTATCACCTCGCACTCTATCTAGCGATTTTGACCGCCCTGACTGTCTTTATCATTTCTCTTGCTTATAACCAGGTCATCGAATTATTCCCTAGCGGTGGCGGAGGATATAAAGTTGCCAGCAAACTGATTTCACCCCATGCTGGCGTTATTTCTGGTTCTGCTTTGATCGTAGACTATGTATTGACCATCGCCATCTCAGTTGCTAGCGGCGTTGATTCCTTATTTAGTTTTTTACCATTAGCAGCACAACACTACAAACTGCATTTTGAAATTATCATCTTGTTGCTACTGTTAGTGCTTAACTTACGCGGTATGAAAGAATCTATCAAAATACTACTGCCGATTTTCTTAGGCTTTGTCATCACCCATTTTTTCCTAATTTTTTATGGCGTCTTGTTGCATGGCTATCATCTACCTGAATTGATGAGCGGCTCAGTAGCAGATACGCAGAAATTTGTACAAGAAAGCGGCTGGTTTGTCGCATTGGCGATATTTTTACGCGCCTATTCCTTAGGAGGCGGTACTTATACTGGGTTAGAAGCCGTATCCAATAACGTAAACCATTTAGTTGAACCGCGTGTGCGTACCGGTAAATGGACTATGTTCTACATGGCCGTTTCGCTCAGTCTCACGGCAGGGGGGA
The nucleotide sequence above comes from Gammaproteobacteria bacterium. Encoded proteins:
- a CDS encoding nicotinamide-nucleotide amidohydrolase family protein, with translation MTIDIELQTLATRLGELLKQRGHLLAVAESCTGGWLSETITSIAGSSTWFDRGFITYSNQAKQDMLGVKHSTLTQFGAVSAQTVQEMAEGALTHSRAHCTIAITGIAGPEGGSIEKPVGTVWIAAAAIGKLTQLVCYHFEGDREMIRRQAVICALGECFK
- the mutS gene encoding DNA mismatch repair protein MutS: MKMDITKTTEELSAHTPAMQQYLRIKAQHPDMLLFYRMGDFYELFFSDAEKAARLLNITLTARGQSAGRAIPMAGVPYHALENYLAKLVQLGESAVLCEQVGDPATSKGPVERQVTRIITPGTVSDDALLDESNDNLLVAIHTVGNQFGIASLDITSGRFQILEVQGIEALQAELARLKPAETLLSEDFAHVQHLTSFAMRRRPPWEFEIDSALHVLNQQFKTQNLQGFGCDHLSIAICAAGALLHYVKYTQRSALPHIRALIAEPHDASVILDSATLRNLELITNLNGGKQHTLAEILDQTATPMGSRALRRWLTRPTRDISLLITRQQNIATLQATALNQPLHSLLRGIGDMERILARIALKSARPRDLAQLRQALTLLPQIQTLLMKHLTPSLQQLSIDLKDFNHLTQLLQQAIVENPPALLREGGVIATGYDKELDEWRQLSEHADQFLIDLEQREKARTGIATLKVGYNRIHGYYIEISRGQSAAAPVDYIRRQTLKNAERYITPELKQFEDKVLSSKSRALSREKLLYEELLDRLIQDIASLQTTASALAELDVLNNLAERATTLNLVAPEFQQQPGIFIEAGRHLVIEQVSQAPFVPNDIQCHAERRMLLITGPNMGGKSTYMRQTALIALLAYTGSFVPASRAILGPIDRIFTRIGASDDLASGRSTFMVEMTETATILHNATENSLVLMDEIGRGTSTFDGLSLAWACAAHLAREIRALTLFSTHYFELTHLPEYIPCVANVHLHAVEHNDKIVFLHTVNEGPASQSYGLQVAQLAGVPHAVIQQARDKLQELERQNFQAMPQQHLSQPVQKDFLLETFLHPALEKLKSIAPDSLTPMAALEEIYKLKKMLELTL